One segment of Rattus norvegicus strain BN/NHsdMcwi chromosome 16, GRCr8, whole genome shotgun sequence DNA contains the following:
- the LOC134482342 gene encoding uncharacterized protein LOC134482342, producing MSTHPADCLPDVEPEPTMSTHPADTLAALEPELTTFNNTADCLADLEPDPTISTNAADFQAAVAPEPAMSTNPADSMAAVEPDPTMSTHPADILTADEPEHNNSTKAADCLADFEPEPNMSTHPADSLPDVEPEPTMSTHPADTLAALEPELTNFNNTADCLADLEPDPTISTNAADIQAAVAPEPAMSTHPADCLPDVEPEPTMSTHPADTLAALEPELTNSNNTADCLADLEPDPTISTNAADCRAAVAPEPAMSTNPADSMAAVEPEPTMSTHPADILTADEPEHNTSTKAADCRADLEPEPNMSTHPADSLPDVEPEPTMSTHPADTLAALEPELTNFNNTADCLADLEPDPTISTNAADFQAAVAPEPTMSTYPADCLPDVEPEPTMSTHPADTLAALEPELTNFNNTADCLADLEPDPTISTNAADCRAAVAPEPAMSTNPADSMAAVEPEPTMSTHPADILTADEPAHNTSTKGADCLADLEPEPNMSTHPADSLPDVEPEPTMSNHPADTLAALEPESTKSSNAADCLAYVEPEPAMSTHHADSLAALEHELSHANKDADCLASLKAELINSTNATDCLASVGTETTMSTQPTDNLAAVEPEHNSTNTADRKDSVEQEPSKPTYRADSLAALEHELTNSNNTADCLASQKAESIDSTNATDCLASVGTETTMSTHPADNMATDELEATHSTNAAYFLAALEPQSTNSSNAADILASVGSETTMSTHLADIPIAHEPDYNDSTNAADSLDSVEPEPAMSTHRADSLAALEHELSHANKAADCLASLKAEPTMSTQPADSAAAVEPEPTISTRAADFLATVLPELTRSNHPADCLDSVQPESSMSTHPADNMATDELEPTNSTNAAYCLAALEPESTKSSNAADCLAYVEPEPGMSTHRADSLAALEHELSHANKDADCLPSLKTELINSINATDCLASFGTETTMSTQPTDSVAAVEPEHNSSTNAADGLGSVEQEPANPTHHSNSLAALEHELTNSNNTADCLASQKAESIDSTNATDCLASVGTETTMSTHPADNMAMDELEPTHSTNAAYFLAALEPQSTNSSNTADILASVGSETTMSTHLADIPIAHEPDYNDSTNAADSLDSVEPEPAMSTHRADSLAALEHELSHANKAADCLASLKAEPTMSTQPADSAAAVEPEPTISTRAADFLATVLPELTRSNHPADCLDSVQPESSMSTHPADNMATDELEPTNSTNAAYCLAALEPESTKSSNAADCLAYVEPEPGMSTHRADSLAALEHELSHANKDADCLPSLKTELINSINATDCLASFGTETTMSTQPTDSVAAVEPEHNSSTNAADGLGSVEQEPANPTHRSNSLAALEHELTNSNNTADCLASQKAESIDSTNATDCLASVGTETTMSTHPADNMAMDELEPTHSTNAAYFLAALEPQSTNSSNTADILASVGSETTMSTHLADIPIAHEPDYNDSTNAADSLDSVEPEPAMSTHHADSLAALEHELSHANKAADCLASLKAEPTMSTQPADSSAAVEPEPTISTRAADFLATVLPELTRSNHPADCLDSVQPESSMSTHPADNMATDELEPTNSTNAAYCLAALEPKSTKSSNSADCLAYVEPEPGMSTHRADSLAALEHELSHVNKDADCLASLKAELINSINATDCLASVGTETTMSTQPTDSLAAVEPEHNSTNAADGLDSVEQEPAKPTHRADSLAALEHELTNSNNTADCLASQKAESIDSTNASDCLASVGTETTMSTHPADNMATDELEPTHSTNAAYCLAALEPESTKSSSAADCLAYVEPEPAMSTHRADSLAALEHELSHANKDAGCLASLKAELINSTNATDCLASVGTETTMSTQPADSLAAVEPEHNNSTNAADGLDSIEQEPAMPTPRSDSLAALEHELSHANKAADCLASLKAEPTMSTQPADTLASVEPEPTFSTKAADCLATVQPELTRSNHPAECLDSVQPESSMSPHPADSLVAIEPELTNSTKAADCLDSAEPEPTVATHHADILTAVEPEHTNCSSTADCLPAVQPESSMSTHPADSMAAIDAEPTDPAIVADCLAALEPRLSVTCAADSSVLVESHDSGPASHIGLDYVVDLPLYKESTRYKPHADPEPTPGSCTCYSLDSIQMTNLTLLISLSEEEIFDSATSDEESSFTPDVEEGLPATQGAEDIFHASARAEPINHSLILLRESGYLRATEIPRIPFLLFIWLISSLLSIITWMKIQIQQAWHEENGQGAPTKKRVGPGKLN from the coding sequence atgtccacccaccctgctgactgtctgcctgatgtggaaccagagccaactatgtccacccaccctgctgacactctggctgctcttgagcctgagctgactactttcaacaacactgctgactgtctggctgaccttgagcctgatccgacgatttctaccaatgccgctgactttcaggctgctgttgcaccagagcctgctatgtccaccaaccctgctgacagtatggcagctgttgagcctgatccgactatgtccacccaccctgctgacattctgactgctgatgagcctgaacataataattctaccaaagctgctgactgtctggctgactttgagcctgagccaaacatgtccacccaccctgctgacagtctgcctgatgtggaaccagagccaactatgtccactcaccctgctgacactctggctgctcttgagcctgagctgaccaatttcaacaacactgctgactgtctggctgaccttgagcctgatccgactatttctaccaatgccgctgacattcaggctgctgttgcaccagagccagctatgtccacccaccctgctgactgtctgcctgatgtggaaccagagccaactatgtccacccaccctgctgacactctggctgctcttgagcctgagctgactaattccaacaacactgctgactgtctggctgaccttgagcctgatccgactatttctaccaatgccgctgactgtcgggctgctgttgcaccagagcccgctatgtccaccaaccctgctgacagtatggcagctgttgagcctgagccgactatgtccactcaccctgctgacattctgactgctgacgagcctgaacataatacttctaccaaagctgctgactgtcgggctgaccttgagcctgagccaaacatgtccacccaccctgctgacagtctgcctgatgtggaaccagagccaactatgtccacccaccctgctgacactctggctgctcttgagcctgagctgaccaatttcaacaacactgctgactgtctggctgaccttgagcctgatccgactatttctaccaatgccgctgactttcaggctgctgttgcaccagagccaactatgtccacctaccctgctgactgtctgccagatgtggaaccagagccaactatgtccacccaccctgctgacactctggctgctcttgagcctgagctgactaatttcaacaacactgctgactgtctggctgaccttgagcctgatccgactatttctaccaatgccgctgactgtcgggctgctgttgcaccagagcccgctatgtccaccaaccctgctgacagtatggcagctgttgagcctgagccgactatgtccacccaccctgctgacattctgactgctgacgAGCCTGCACATAATACTTCTACCAAAggtgctgactgtctggctgaccttgagcctgagccaaacatgtccacccaccctgctgacagtctgcctgatgtggaaccagagccaactatgtccaatcACCCTGCtgacacactggctgctcttgagcctgagtcgactaaatcctccaatgctgctgactgtctggcctatgttgagccagagccagctatgtccacccaccatgccgacagtctggctgctcttgagcatgagctgtctcatgccaacaaagatgctgactgtctggcttctctcaaggctgagctgattaattccaccaatgctactgattgtctggcttctgttgggactgagacaaccatgtccacccagcctactgacaatttggcagctgttgagcctgaacataattCCACCAATACTGCTGACCGTAAGGACTCTGTTGAACAAGAGCCATCTAAGCCCACCTACCGTGCCGACagcctggctgctcttgagcatgagctgactaattccaacaacactgctgactgtctggcttctcagaaggctgagtcaattgattctaccaatgctactgattgtttggcttctgttgggactgagacaactatgtccacccacccggctgacaatatggctactgatgagcttgaggctacacattccaccaatgctgcttacTTTCTGGCGGCTCTTGAGCCCCAGTCGACTAATTCCTCCAATGCTGCTGatattctggcttctgttgggtctgagacaaccatgtctaCCCACCTTGCTGATATTCCTATTGCTCATGAGCCTGACTATAATGATTCTACCAATGCTGCTGACAGTCTGGACTccgttgagccagagccagctatgtccacccaccgtgccgacagtctggctgctcttgagcatgagctgtctcatgccaacaaagctgctgactgtctggcttctctcaaggctgagccaaccatgtccacccagcctgctgacagtgcggcagctgttgagcctgagcctacaATTTCCACCAGAGCTGCTGATTTTCTGGCTACTGTTCTGCCAGAGCTAACTAGGTCAaaccaccctgctgactgtctggactcTGTTCAGCCTGAGTCATCTATGTCCACACACCCTGCTGAtaatatggctactgatgagcttgagcctacaAATTCGACCAACGCTgcttactgtctggctgctcttgagcctgagtcgactaaatcctccaatgctgctgactgtctggcctatgttgagccagagccaggtatgtccacccaccgtgccgacagtctggctgctcttgagcatgagctgtctcatgccaacaaagatgctgactgcctgccttctctcaagactgagctgattaattccatcaatgctactgattgtctggcttcttttgggactgagacaaccatgtccacccagcctactGACAgtgtggcagctgttgagcctgaacataatagTTCCACCAATGCTGCTGATGGTCTGGGCTCTGTTGAACAAGAGCCAGCTAATCCCACCCACCATTCcaacagtctggctgctcttgagcatgagctgactaattccaacaacactgctgactgtctggcttctcagaaggctgagtcaattgattctaccaatgctactgattgtttggcttctgttgggactgagacaactatgtccacccaccctgctgacaatatggctatggatgagcttgagcctacacattccaccaatgctgcttacTTTCTGGCCGCTCTTGAGCCCCAGTCGACTAATTCCTCCAATACTGCTGatattctggcttctgttgggtctgagacaaccatgtctaCCCACCTTGCTGATATTCCTATTGCTCATGAGCCTGACTATAATGATTCTACCAATGCTGCTGACAGTCTGGACTccgttgagccagagccagctatgtccacccaccgtgccgacagtctggctgctcttgagcatgagctgtctcatgccaacaaagctgctgactgtctggcttctctcaaggctgagccaaccatgtccacccagcctgctgacagtgcggcagctgttgagcctgagcctacaATTTCCACCAGAGCTGCTGATTTTCTGGCTACTGTTCTGCCAGAGCTAACTAGGTCAaaccaccctgctgactgtctggactcTGTTCAGCCTGAGTCATCTATGTCCACACACCCTGCTGAtaatatggctactgatgagcttgagcctacaAATTCGACCAACGCTgcttactgtctggctgctcttgagcctgagtcgactaaatcctccaatgctgctgactgtctggcctatgttgagccagagccaggtatgtccacccaccgtgccgacagtctggctgctcttgagcatgagctgtctcatgccaacaaagatgctgactgcctgccttctctcaagactgagctgattaattccatcaatgctactgattgtctggcttcttttgggactgagacaaccatgtccacccagcctactGACAgtgtggcagctgttgagcctgaacataatagTTCCACCAATGCTGCTGATGGTCTGGGCTCTGTTGAACAAGAGCCAGCTAATCCCACCCACCGTTCcaacagtctggctgctcttgagcatgagctgactaattccaacaacactgctgactgtctggcttctcagaaggctgagtcaattgattctaccaatgctactgattgtttggcttctgttgggactgagacaactatgtccacccaccctgctgacaatatggctatggatgagcttgagcctacacattccaccaatgctgcttacTTTCTGGCCGCTCTTGAGCCCCAGTCGACTAATTCCTCCAATACTGCTGatattctggcttctgttgggtctgagacaaccatgtctaCCCACCTTGCTGATATTCCTATTGCTCATGAGCCTGACTATAATGATTCTACCAATGCTGCTGACAGTCTGGACTccgttgagccagagccagctatgtccacccaccatgccgacagtctggctgctcttgagcatgagctgtctcatgccaacaaagctgctgactgtctggcttctctcaaggctgagccaaccatgtccacccagcctgctgacagttcggcagctgttgagcctgagcctacaATTTCCACCAGAGCTGCTGATTTTCTGGCTACTGTTCTGCCAGAGCTAACTAGGTCAaaccaccctgctgactgtctggactcTGTTCAGCCTGAGTCATCTATGTCCACACACCCTGCTGAtaatatggctactgatgagcttgagcctacaAATTCGACCAACGCTgcttactgtctggctgctcttgagcctaagtcgactaaatcctccaattctgctgactgtctggcctatgttgagccagagccaggtatgtccacccaccgtgccgacagtctggctgctcttgagcatgagctgtctcatgtcaacaaagatgctgactgtctggcttctctcaaggctgagctgattaattccatcaatgctactgattgtctggcttctgttgggactgagacaaccatgtccacccagcctactgacagtttggcagctgttgagcctgaacataattccaccaatgctgctgACGGTCTGGACTCTGTTGAACAAGAGCCAGCTAAGcccacccaccgtgccgacagtctggctgctcttgagcatgagctgactaattccaacaacactgctgactgtctggcttctcagaaggctgagtcaatTGATTCTACTAATGCTTCtgattgtttggcttctgttgggactgagacaactatgtccacccaccctgctgacaatatggctactgatgagcttgagcctacacattccaccaatgctgcttactgtctggctgctcttgagcctgagtcgactaaatcctccaGTGCTGCTGACTGCctggcctatgttgagccagagccagctatgtccacccaccgtgccgacagtctggctgctcttgagcatgagctgtctcatgccaacaaagatgctggctgtctggcttctctcaaggctgagctgattaattccaccaatgctactgattgtctggcttctgttgggactgagacaaccatgtccacccagcctgctgacagtttggcagctgttgagcctgaacataataatTCTACCAATGCTGCTGACGGTCTGGACTCTATTGAACAAGAGCCAGCTATGCCCACCCCCCGttccgacagtctggctgctcttgagcatgagctgtctcatgccaataaagctgctgactgtctggcttctctcaaggctgagccaaccatgtccacccagcctgctgacactTTGGCatctgttgagcctgagcctactTTTTCCACCAAAGCTGCTGATTGTCTGGCTACTGTTCAGCCTGAGCTAACTAGGTCAAACCACCCTGCTGAATGTCTGGATTCTGTTCAGCCTGAGTCATCTATGTCCCCACACCCTGCTGACAGTTTGGTAGCTATTGAGCCTGAACTGACTAATtccaccaaagctgctgactgtctggactcTGCTGAGCCAGAGCCAACTGTGGCCACCCACcatgctgacattctgactgctgttgagcctgaacatacTAATTGCTCCAgtactgctgactgtctgcctgctgttcagcctgagtccagtatgtccacccaccctgctgacagtatggctGCTATTGATGCTGAGCCTACAGATCCTGCCATTgttgctgactgtctggctgctcttgaaccTCGGCTGTCTGTTACATGTGCTGCTGACAGTAGTGTGTTAGTTGAGAGTCATGACTCAGGACCAGCTAGTCACATTGGATTGGATTATGTAGTTGATTTACCTCTTTACAAGGAGAGTACAAGGTACAAACCCCATGCTGACCCAGAGCCCACTCCTGGTTCCTGCACTTGTTATTCCCTTGACTCCATTCAAATGACTAACCTGACTCTTTTGATATCCCTtagtgaagaagaaatatttgatTCTGCTACTTCAGATGAGGAATCTTCTTTTACTCCTGACGTAGAAGAAGGTCTGCCTGCTACTCAGGGTGCTGAGGATATTTTTCATGCTTCCGCACGAGCTGAACCAATAAACCACAGCTTGATCCTTCTCAGGGAGAGTGGATATCTTCGGGCAACAGAGATACCACGCATACCTTTTTTGCTCTTCATATGGCTTATATCCTCACTCTTATCCATCataacatggatgaaaatccaaATTCAACAAGCATGGCATGAAGAAAATGGCCAAGGAGCTCCCACTAAGAAGAGAGTCGGACCAGGTAAGTTAAACTAA